The window TCAGTGAGCCATCAATGGACCACCCTCAATagtaattaaatgtattatctatggaccACAGCCACAGATCAACAAGAGGAACAACGATTAATCTATGATGTAACCAGCTGATTTAAATCTTGGTACCtatgtacctacctatttattcttaaaaataaatatctacaaataaaattataggtTATGATTAAGTTTTCTATAGTTCGTATAATAAACATGATTTTATGACTTTAGTGctataatataaattgaaaatgtcgttactTAAGACGAACGTTATAACTAGTGTTAAATATCTAAGAAGTTTCTCAGTTTTGTGTAGGAAAAGTAATCAGGATCATCATCTTAAAAAGTGTCCTATACTATTTAATACTCAACGATGGCTATTTTGGGAAAGACATAGAAAAGGAGGCTACGATACAACGATTAAAACGTCGAATTgggaacatttaaaaaatggtTTGGTAGAGCTGAAACATGAATTGAAGTTGTTTGCTAAAGAACTCAAAGAATTATATGATATGGATCCTCTTCTGATTGCGAGGCCCGGtaagtaaaaaatacattacaagcACGATTGtacaatacataaattaaaatgtaatgtagAACGAATAACAGAACAGAACAATTCCTGAGGTTAGAATTTTAACCATTTGGCAAGTTCTTATAAAATAGATACATTAGGGAGAAATTTAGATGTTTATGTtttggaataaaacaaaattattaggCGATGAACCTTTTACCCTTAagtacaaagaaataaaaagtatCTGTTCtgaataattgaattattttaaacatgttAAATGATTCACATGTAAATGGGTATGCAGGGTACAATGGCTCAATTTCTGGAACTGTAATATCAGTAAACTCCTATCTTAAAgtaaattaagaaaaacatttttattattctggGAAAAAATACTCCTAACCTATATGGAAGGCCATAAAAGAAGAGGCCATGGATTCTATACATCtgctgatttttatttattttacctatGTAGGTTCTAAATGTTTTCTTTCAAAGCTTTACTGCAAAGTTGTCAATCTTTTAATTTCATGACTAAGACTGCTACTTTTAGGGCCTCCTACATGattctaaataaaaaaccagAGTGTGCCAATTCCAATTTAGCCTTAATTATGATTGCATATGTAGTGCTCAGAGGGCAAGCTGGCTATAGCCTAAATGCACATTGTTGTACAAACTTTTTCAGAATCCGCGctacgtaataataaaatatatccaCTTAGAAAATAAATGCATTTCATTCAAGACAAATAGCCTTACAGTACCAGTACTGCTTCTAGATTACAAttaacaaacattaaaattttttatcttttttattttatgattgatgtATTTATTCAAAAACTGTTAGAATTCCTTACTTCATGGTAAGGcaattctcaaaaaaaaaaaggtaggattaatattttatgatgCTGGTCattatattagcattgtgcaaaagagtatatatttttaaaaattctgctacatcatttcatttcatcaaagaaaaaaaaaaaaaggtataccaTATTGACTAGCAAGGGTGAACTATGTGTCATGTCTCCACAATTCCAGGCATGCAACTTTTTGGGAGTGTTTTGTTTCTTCTATTCCCCTAACTATtttctggtagcctaagaggttattccagctacgcccggacaggtaggtgagctcacgggctcaacctgagagaatttgctaacactagccctagcaagagcagtgattgcAGAATATACTGATTAGCATCAATGAAATTGAATAAGTGcagtaaaatgaaaaaattacagGACGTTGCTTCTTAGGGTGCTCAAGTCTACTGAAATCTcggtaaattacatttttttattgaaaaattcaattttgttgaaatttttgcaaatttcataaattaaagaTTGGGCTGTATGGTCGCAAGTCTTTGCCTtttgtaaatttgaaaaatgaaatttctGCTCAACACAAGTTAGACAAGTTGTCAACTCTGTCGGTTTCTATGgttttgtgttttaaaaatagcCGTTATATTTCCGAACAAAATAAACGTTCTCATTCGTCTGTTTTGATTGACTGTGCTCCCCGAGATTGTCCCCAATTGTGGAAATGTCCGTTTCGTGTTTAGTTAAAAATAACTAACGCTACAAGTTCTTGACGAATTTTCGTTTCAATTGAGACTAACCACGACACATAACAGTTATGTTATCTGCTAAAGGTACTTCGATTGTTTCTGATGAGTGTTTTATGACTCCTGTGTCTTCTGTTGGTGACCTAATGGCAATGTCGCCATCGAAAAAAGAAGTCGCCACTAATCCTAACGACACCAGCGACTTGTTGACTGGCTCTGATTTCGGTAGCATATGTGATGTTACAATGCAGGAAGTGCCGCTGTATGATGACAATGTATTCATCGACGCAACGAGTCTAGACTACCTAGTTAAATGTACGGAATCAACACGACATCATAGTCAGATCGATAGAGGCAAAGAAAGCTTGTTTGTGAAGTTTGACCCTTTGTACGCTAATCAAATACGACAACAATCTGAATCTTCACATACAGAATCACCATCTGATGGCAACGAGGTAGATGTTGGCTACGAAACTGGAAGCAGTGTGTCGACTTTTACCGACAGTCACATTAGTTCACCGAAACAAACAATGTCTATTGGATCAGTACAGTCAATGCTTTGCAAAGAAAAGCCGACACAAGTAGTGCCACCTGTTGTTAATTCGGAAGTATCGAAAGTAATCATAAATCAAGTTCGCTCAACACCTGCTCTTGTTCGTAGTGTATCTGCTATATTGACTCCTACTCAAGTTGCCACAGAAAGACTCATTAGTATTGCAGGCAACACTCCCCCTACTGCTGCTCCGAGAAGTCCTAGAAACCGTAGCTATGGTGCACAGCAAGTTGACAGACTTCAATCGCTACGaataattttacaaaagcaAGATGAAGAAGTATTGCAACTAAGGCAGGAAAATAGAGAACTCAGGTCTAAATTACAGGAAGTTGAACATAAAAGTCAGAGAAGCATAGAGGAACTAGAAtacaaagttaaaaaactctctgaagaaaaagaaaagtttttggatagagaaaacaaattatttcagcagttgaatgaaaaaaatatggcaAACAAACAGATGAGTATTGTCATGGAAGAATATGAGAAAACGATTTCAGCATTAATTGGAGAACAGCAGAGGGAAAAAATTATGTCTAATGAAACAATAGAAAAGTTGACAGTCGAGAGAGATCAAGCTTTAGAACATTTGACAAGCATGGAAAGCTCCTTCAATGacttactaacaaaatatgaaaaatgcaAAAGCTTGATATTGGAATTCAAGGACAGAGAGAAAGTACATGAGAATAAGATGAACGAATATGAAGATGCCGTGAAGAAGTATGAAGAGTTGTACAGTAACTTAAAAAAGGTTACTTCTGAAAGCCTCTCTAAGGCAAATGAAACATTAGAGAGTATCACAAAAAATCATAATGCAGAAGTGACTAAGTTGAATGCCATTATTAAAAAGCATGAAATAACAATTGCGTCTTTACAAGAATCTCTGGCTCAGAAGAATCGAGATAATGAGGAATTGACAAGAATATGTGACCAGTTGATCAATGAAGTGCGTTGATTCTATAATGAgattttttgcatttttattactATGTATCGTATGCTTATGAAACAAAAGGTTGTGGGTGCTAAGACTAAAAACTCATGCTGTGATGAATCTCAACTATTATTTGTTCATAATTTCTAAGGTTGGATTTTTTCcatcatttataattttattaaatttaatattcctttgTTTGGCAGccgcaaaatatatttttcaaattattaaattccAATGGAGTATGATGCAAATAAAATAACTCTGTTTACTTACAAATTATGTAACTACGTCACCAGAAGTCGTGAAAACAGAGAAGTGGTGAATGTGCCATGAACATTTATGAATCGTACctcttattttaattactattttttatggTTTTGGTAATAATTTAACTCCCACCTAAATAATTTGTTAATATGATTATGCCTATGGTTTAGTTACTATAATATACTTATTTCTCTTTAGACATTATTTAACATGTTCTTCACTGTAACTTGTAAACattattcttgttttaataaattaattattgaaagattatttaaagtgttttatttaTGGAGTGGCATTTTTCATTACATCATGTCAGAGTTTACCTATTTTGCACTAAACATTTCTCCAAGAAATGTAGAAAATAAAAGCTatgttttatttgataaaaatgtGGTCAAAATAAAAGTAAAGTAACTGTCATCCTATCAGGATTGATAATGGAGGAAAAATGAGATTCTTCTGGTTCTGAGTTTCTTCATTTCTGAAGGTCTTATCTAGTTCTCTGACCACTCATTGCACTATTCATTTATTTCTATCTTCGGCTTAAAATACTGTTTTACGATTAGCCATGAATCATGACTCTACCACTTACCTCCTTCATTTTATTCATAAAGTAGGGTCATATTACAAGAGCGTGTCATTTGGATTTCTCATTGTCaccagattattaacactaacgAGCATACCTTACAACTGACGCCAAAACAGCCAGCTTCTTGTTCACTGGATAGAATAGAGTGTCTCTAGATCAATGCGGTTTCAACAAATTTCTATGTCAGAACATTTCTGTTCCTGCACGACtgctccggtcaccgtcctcgtcgaacccgtcgcttgcgacgaagggctcgacgagcgaattaacccatagacacagtccactgagtttctcgccggaccttctcagtgggtcgcgtttccgatccggtggtagattctgcactgctcttgctaggctcaGTGTAAGCATCACTCCGGtggccccgtgagttcacctactagttgaggttactctgaaatagcctcccaaggctatcagcttaggtagggaaaaaaacgacTGCTCTATAGGTTTCATTGTGTTACCTCTCGGGGCACGCCAAGGCAAGCCCAACGCTTTGATTTGGGCTTTTAGAATTCTATGGCAACAAACTCACAGCGCCAACAGAGCTCACAAAAACTCTAAAACTCTTCAGCGATGAgcgcaaaaataaaaacgatagaTCCACCTGATACATTGTCAATGTATTTGGACGAACTCGTTGGAACATCCAAAGTACAGATCACCATTCTCAGAGTTCGACGTGACACTTGACCTTATTTCGCACTTTCTCGTTGGTCGCTTtaacgatccggtggtagacgcACTTGATAAGCAGTTACCCTGGAGATAATAGGCGCTCAGATATCTGGTAGCACCTCCTCACCTTCCACCCGACTGAGTCCTTGAGTTCACTCATCTGTACTGGTGAAAAAGCTGGAAAGTCCTACGGGCCATTTGCATCCCTTTATCTCCAAGGAAACCTGGTAACTTTGGAACTCTGGTAACACACAAATAGAACATTTTAAACCATTGCCTTGATAACTTTTGTTAAATTGGTTTAAACTGGGTAAATAATggttaaaatacattattgttTCAGGTGAGATCGATCTTTTGTGGTGTTTCAATAGTCCTACAGTTCTAGAAAAATTCGTCACAACATGCGATAGTGACCATGGCGAAGGTTACAGTTCTTGTAACCTGGAAATGAGTCCAGCTGGACGAGCTCTCTTCCACGGTTATCTTGACACGAGAGTACCAAAGGACGGTCGCATCAAAAAAGCCGGATACTGCGCTATGAGATCGAAAATGCAAAGggtatttgttaattaaaaaaacttatgtaCTCGTATTTTTTacacatcagcaatgccaggagcagaaccaagccagatccaagccgctgcctaacgtttaatactctccacaagcctcgtttgaagaagggcatgtcatagcgaCGATAGTTCGACGAATTGTCTCTTTGTTAATTTGTAGGAAGATTTTTTGTTCTCTACCTATTCCCTGGTAGCTTAAAAGGCTATTTCAACAACGCGCGGTCGCATAAGTGAGctaacgggctcaacctgagataatttgctaacaagagccgtatcaagagcattgcttcgcagaatttattACCGTATCGGAATCGCATAGGATGCTCGAACAGGGCACGTACTACAGTTTTCAGATTTTGTATCAGTTTTATGTATTTCTC of the Bombyx mori chromosome 25, ASM3026992v2 genome contains:
- the LOC101736253 gene encoding complex I intermediate-associated protein 30, mitochondrial gives rise to the protein MSLLKTNVITSVKYLRSFSVLCRKSNQDHHLKKCPILFNTQRWLFWERHRKGGYDTTIKTSNWEHLKNGLVELKHELKLFAKELKELYDMDPLLIARPGEIDLLWCFNSPTVLEKFVTTCDSDHGEGYSSCNLEMSPAGRALFHGYLDTRVPKDGRIKKAGYCAMRSKMQRKSFKRASTFDWHLYNTLVLKVRGDGRAYLLNISTEGYYDITWNDIYHYILYTRGGPYWQVAKIPFSKFVLGSKGRLQDKQTRMRFDKVTHFGISCGDKIVGKFNLEIEYVGLEFDPTHDEEFAYEMYKTDKYIVAV